AGTTCTTTAATTTTAGTGATTTCGTCAAGTTTATGACAGATTATTGAGACTTCCAGAAAATTTTTGGTTTGCTGCTCAACAATACCAGCAAATTGGGAACTCTTAATTTATAGACAAACGCCAATTTATAGGGGAACACACTGATGCTTTCGACAAACGGCGAATATCAATCTTGGGATATAAAAGAAACAGTTTTGCCCGTAGCGTCAAGTTTATCAGAATCTGAGGACACACCTACACAAACAACTGTCGGGACACCCACCAAGTTTTACGGTCGTTATAGCGACTCAATGGAAATGTACAGCCCAGCAATTAAAGTTGCTGAGTATCTTGAAAGTCACGCCTCATGGTTTTCGCGCTGTGCTGAACCGATGAAGGTACAACCGTTGAGTGAAAATGGTTATGCTGTGATTATTGGTCGCTTTGGCTCCTTTGGTTATGACGTAGAGCCAAAAATTGGTCTAGAACTTTTACCCCCAGAGCAAGGAATATACCGAATTCGGACAATCCCTGTTCCTGACTACCATCCGCCTGGTTATGATGTAGACTATCAGGCATCGCTACAGTTGGTAGAAAATGCCGCCCAAGATACTAATACCGGTTTTAGTGAGATTACCCGCGTGGAATGGGAATTGGATTTGATAGTTAATCTGCACTTTCCCAAATTTATTCAACGATTGCCCAAATCTTTAATTCAATCTACAGGCGATCGCTTACTTAATCAAATCGTCCGTCAAGTCTCCCGGCGCTTAACTCGCACAGTCCAGGAAGACTTTCATCAATCTCTGGGAATATCCTTTCCCGGTCATTCCCAGAAAAAGCGCTAAGTTAACAGTCATTAGCCAATAGTCAATGACTAATGACTAATGACTAATGACTAATGACTAAGCATTAGTGAGAATTCTTTGGACAATTTGCACTCCAGTGATGGCTTGCCAAGTAAAAAGTCCCAAAAGAGCGAAATTTAGGACAATGTGAGTTGCACGCGCCCAACTTGCTCCTTTTTGCATAAAAGGAGATAAAGAAGCCGAAAATGCGATCAAACCCGTCATTCCCAACCCAGCTAGTAAATGCGGTCCGACAAATAACTTCCCGTTATTGATGTAGGTGACAGCCATACCACCAATAGCACCTGTCACCATCAAACCTAAGAGTATAGAACCCATTTGGTAGTGTTTAATGTTATATCTACCTTTAATCAGTTCTTTCTTTTCATCTCCTTGAGCGCCTCTGGTACGCTGTACTTGTAGCCCCAGATAGGCAGCGTAAAGTGAGAGTGCTAATAGTCCCCACATGGTTACAGGGTGAAAAAAGTTTAGCCAATATTTAACTTCAGGTGACAGTTCCAAACTCATAGTGTTCTCGCCCACTTCTTAAATCTTCATAAAAATTAGCATACCTCTAATTTCTGTGCTTAAAGTTGCCAGGAGTGAAAGATGTCTTGCCTCTTGCCAAAGTGGTTAAACAATTTCAGACTAAATTTGGGGACTAGACTCACAAAACCTGCTTTGGCGGGAAATATTCATTATGGAAAACAACGATGTCTTGCTGCTAAAATCTGCTAAAAGTGGCGATATTAAGCGGCTGTGTGCGCTACTGACGGCTGGTGCTAAGGTGGACGTTTGCGATCGCGATGGGACTACAGCCTTAATGTTGGCTGCCAATTTAGGTTACACCGAAATTGTGCGATCGCTCTTAGATGCTGGAGCAAATATTAACTTACCTAGAAAACGCTATGGTTTGACAGCTTTAATGTTGGCTGTTAGTACCAATCAACTGGACATTGTGCAGCTTTTGGTATCTAGAGGTGCTGATGTGAATGCCATTAATGAAGATGGCAGCACAGCTTTAATGGCAGCTGCACTTAAAGGTTATATTGATATAGTGCAAATCTTACTGGCTGCTGGCGCTCAAGTGAATGTCACAGACAAAGACGATGATACCGCTTTGAAATTGGCTGTAAAATCCGGTAACACCGGAGTCTTTAAATTAATATCACAAAATAGTGCAAATGTCAATAGTCTAGATCAAGAAGGTGAGACACTCTTGATGATTGCGGCTGACTTGGGACATTTGGAAGTTGTACAAGCATTGCTGACCGCCGGGGCTGATGTCAACCAAAAAAATGAACATGGTACTACTGCGCTATTGGCAGCAGCAGCAGCAGGACACAGTGCGATACCTTCGGTGAGCGTAGCTATCGCATCTGCTTTAATAGATCAAGGTGCCAAGATTAATCATCAAGACAAAGATGGTGAAACTGCCTTACATCTGGCTGTTGTAGAAGGCTATATTGACGTAGTGCAAGAGTTACTTAAACGAGGTGCAAATCCCCAAATTACAAATCACCTGGGTGATACACCAATGCTGGTAGCTGCATTGCAAGGACATAGCCAAATCGTTGAGATATTGCTGCATTCTGCTGGAAAGATGAATGGCACAACTTTGGGTATACCTTTAATGCTAGCAATATCCCAGGGATACATAGACACAGTGAAAGTATTACTAGACTACGGTGCTGATGCTAATACTTTAGGGAATGATAGCAAAACAGCTTTAATTAAAGCAACAGAACACAACTACACAGGGATCATTCGCTTGTTGCTGGCTAAGGGTGCAAATGTGAATTTTCAGGACTTAGCAGGGGCAACAGCATTGATGTGGGCAGTCTCTGGAGGCTATAGTGGGGCTGTACAGATATTACTCCAGGCTGGGGCAGATATCAATGTGAAAAATCGGGGCGGTTATACAGCTTTGATGATTGCGGAATTTAATGGATATCAAAATATAGTCCGCAGTCTGCAAAAAGCTGGCGCACAGGAATAGCCATATTTAAGCAAAAATTAAGAACAAAAAACTCCGACGCAAATATGATGGTTGCATCGGAGTCAGGAAGAATCGAAACACCAAGGTATAACAGGCAAAATGTTTCTACATTGGTGTTTCCTACTGTGCTAGATAAGCTCAATATATAAGGTTCAAGGCTGGAGAACAGTATTATAAAAAGCAGTTTCT
The window above is part of the Nodularia spumigena CCY9414 genome. Proteins encoded here:
- a CDS encoding DUF4079 domain-containing protein is translated as MSLELSPEVKYWLNFFHPVTMWGLLALSLYAAYLGLQVQRTRGAQGDEKKELIKGRYNIKHYQMGSILLGLMVTGAIGGMAVTYINNGKLFVGPHLLAGLGMTGLIAFSASLSPFMQKGASWARATHIVLNFALLGLFTWQAITGVQIVQRILTNA
- a CDS encoding ankyrin repeat domain-containing protein; translation: MENNDVLLLKSAKSGDIKRLCALLTAGAKVDVCDRDGTTALMLAANLGYTEIVRSLLDAGANINLPRKRYGLTALMLAVSTNQLDIVQLLVSRGADVNAINEDGSTALMAAALKGYIDIVQILLAAGAQVNVTDKDDDTALKLAVKSGNTGVFKLISQNSANVNSLDQEGETLLMIAADLGHLEVVQALLTAGADVNQKNEHGTTALLAAAAAGHSAIPSVSVAIASALIDQGAKINHQDKDGETALHLAVVEGYIDVVQELLKRGANPQITNHLGDTPMLVAALQGHSQIVEILLHSAGKMNGTTLGIPLMLAISQGYIDTVKVLLDYGADANTLGNDSKTALIKATEHNYTGIIRLLLAKGANVNFQDLAGATALMWAVSGGYSGAVQILLQAGADINVKNRGGYTALMIAEFNGYQNIVRSLQKAGAQE
- a CDS encoding DUF1997 domain-containing protein, translating into MLSTNGEYQSWDIKETVLPVASSLSESEDTPTQTTVGTPTKFYGRYSDSMEMYSPAIKVAEYLESHASWFSRCAEPMKVQPLSENGYAVIIGRFGSFGYDVEPKIGLELLPPEQGIYRIRTIPVPDYHPPGYDVDYQASLQLVENAAQDTNTGFSEITRVEWELDLIVNLHFPKFIQRLPKSLIQSTGDRLLNQIVRQVSRRLTRTVQEDFHQSLGISFPGHSQKKR